The Brevibacillus brevis genome contains a region encoding:
- the hfq gene encoding RNA chaperone Hfq: MKQTINIQDTFLNHLRKENIAVTIYLVNGFQLRGYIKAFDNFTIVIDSEGKQQLVYKHAISTFTPQRPVSLMSQENNQQ; the protein is encoded by the coding sequence ATGAAACAGACGATCAACATTCAAGATACGTTCTTGAATCATTTGCGGAAAGAAAACATCGCGGTTACCATTTACCTTGTGAACGGATTTCAATTGCGCGGGTATATTAAAGCATTCGATAATTTCACGATTGTGATTGATAGCGAAGGCAAGCAACAATTAGTATACAAGCATGCGATCTCCACTTTCACTCCGCAACGCCCTGTATCGCTCATGTCTCAGGAGAACAACCAACAGTAA
- a CDS encoding VOC family protein, which yields MALRLIPYIVLNGTASEAISFYEQALGAEVLYKQTFGEMPENPEFPLPEEAKNRIGHATIRVGETELMFSDTFPGQPHQLGDQVTICISTDDKEQSHKIFDALQEGGQVLMPLQETFFSPAYGNVKDKFGITFQIYTDNHCMD from the coding sequence ATGGCATTGCGTTTGATTCCTTACATCGTTTTGAATGGTACTGCAAGTGAAGCAATTAGCTTTTACGAGCAAGCTCTAGGTGCTGAAGTGCTGTATAAGCAAACCTTCGGTGAAATGCCGGAAAATCCGGAGTTCCCATTACCTGAAGAAGCCAAGAATCGTATCGGACATGCTACTATTCGCGTCGGTGAAACGGAACTGATGTTTTCCGATACCTTTCCAGGACAACCGCATCAGCTTGGTGATCAAGTGACCATCTGCATCTCTACCGATGATAAAGAACAATCTCATAAGATTTTTGATGCCCTGCAAGAAGGCGGTCAAGTGCTTATGCCACTGCAAGAAACATTCTTCAGCCCAGCATACGGCAATGTGAAGGACAAGTTCGGCATCACGTTCCAAATTTACACAGATAACCATTGCATGGACTAA
- a CDS encoding multidrug effflux MFS transporter, which produces MNNLAKELDSTSLTGNKSRRLWMAAILGSLSAFGPLSLDMYLPALPMLADDLQTSTSMTQLSLTACMLGLSIGQLFAGPISDVRGRRIPLIIGLILYAISSFLCAVAPSIYTFVLLRFVQGLAGSAGIVIARATVRDLYAGTELTKFFALLMLINGIAPIAAPIVGGQILQFTTWHGVFVVLGLIGAIMFLVVLLALPETLPQERRSKAGIGNTLTTFGTLLKDRIFMGYAMAQGLVTAAMFAYIAGSPFVFQKIFEVSPQTFSLIFAINGVGIIIASQITGKLAGKVKETSLFIAGILIAGVGGILLLAMILLQAGLIAVLVPLFFVVSSVGIVGATGFSLAMQNQSKAAGSASALQGLLSFISGGIVAPLVGISGEHTAVPMGIIIALSTIGAIVCYVVMVRRSSSAS; this is translated from the coding sequence GTGAATAATCTAGCAAAAGAACTTGATTCCACGTCCCTAACCGGCAACAAGTCACGCCGGCTGTGGATGGCTGCGATTTTAGGGTCACTTTCGGCTTTTGGTCCACTATCCCTAGATATGTATTTACCTGCGCTTCCAATGCTTGCCGATGATTTGCAGACGAGCACCTCCATGACCCAACTCAGTTTGACAGCATGCATGCTCGGTCTGTCCATTGGTCAATTGTTCGCGGGGCCGATCAGCGACGTACGCGGTCGAAGAATCCCTTTGATTATCGGACTCATTTTGTATGCGATCTCTTCCTTTTTGTGTGCGGTGGCTCCCTCTATTTATACGTTCGTCTTGCTTCGCTTCGTACAAGGTCTTGCTGGTTCTGCTGGAATTGTTATCGCCCGGGCTACCGTTCGGGATTTGTACGCGGGGACAGAGCTGACGAAGTTTTTCGCCCTCTTGATGCTCATTAACGGGATTGCTCCGATCGCGGCACCTATCGTAGGGGGACAAATCCTCCAATTTACTACCTGGCACGGTGTATTTGTCGTACTCGGTCTCATTGGTGCGATCATGTTTCTCGTCGTGCTGCTTGCTCTTCCAGAAACATTGCCACAAGAGCGCCGCTCCAAGGCGGGAATCGGCAATACTCTGACGACCTTTGGTACCTTGCTGAAGGATCGCATTTTTATGGGTTACGCCATGGCGCAGGGACTTGTGACTGCTGCTATGTTTGCTTACATCGCCGGTTCGCCCTTTGTCTTTCAAAAAATATTTGAAGTGTCTCCACAAACGTTTAGTCTCATTTTCGCGATTAATGGTGTAGGCATTATTATTGCGAGTCAAATCACAGGTAAGCTTGCAGGTAAAGTGAAAGAAACTTCTTTGTTCATTGCTGGAATATTGATTGCGGGAGTCGGCGGAATCCTCCTTCTCGCGATGATCCTCCTACAAGCTGGTCTTATTGCTGTGCTCGTTCCCCTTTTCTTTGTCGTATCTAGTGTAGGGATTGTCGGCGCAACAGGATTTTCCCTCGCCATGCAAAATCAAAGCAAGGCGGCAGGAAGTGCATCTGCTCTCCAGGGGCTACTTTCCTTCATTAGTGGCGGAATTGTCGCCCCACTTGTGGGAATCAGCGGCGAACATACCGCAGTACCAATGGGGATCATTATTGCTCTTTCTACGATCGGCGCCATTGTCTGCTACGTAGTCATGGTTCGTCGGAGTTCATCAGCTTCCTGA
- a CDS encoding MarR family winged helix-turn-helix transcriptional regulator, whose translation MVEFSYATALTHSASHVMKMHRQNVEFLIQKYDVYPGQPILLMRLIEKDGMIQRELARKIGVKPATLTVMINRMAKSGLVERRADERDQRISRVYLTDKGRMATMHVKEVLRVIEENCFIGFSEEEKDVLRGLLDRMHSNLQAFYLQNTQPTSEL comes from the coding sequence TTGGTGGAGTTCAGTTATGCAACCGCATTAACCCATTCTGCGTCGCATGTAATGAAAATGCATCGGCAAAATGTAGAATTTCTGATTCAAAAATACGACGTCTATCCCGGACAGCCGATTCTGTTGATGCGCTTGATTGAAAAAGATGGAATGATTCAGAGAGAATTGGCCCGAAAAATCGGGGTAAAGCCCGCTACGCTTACTGTCATGATTAATCGGATGGCCAAATCGGGACTTGTCGAGCGCAGAGCAGATGAACGGGACCAACGTATCTCCCGCGTTTATCTTACCGACAAAGGTCGGATGGCTACCATGCACGTCAAAGAAGTATTACGCGTCATTGAGGAAAATTGCTTCATCGGATTCTCAGAGGAAGAAAAGGATGTATTGCGTGGCTTACTCGATCGCATGCACAGCAACCTCCAAGCTTTTTACTTGCAAAATACGCAACCCACTTCAGAGTTGTAA
- the infC gene encoding translation initiation factor IF-3 gives MILNEKIKAAVVQLTGVDGEDLGIISTKEALQMAKEQGVDLVCLSLATSPPPCQLVNRTNYKEQVIKENAKNRKAEKGVKVKEIRLSAYIEDHDYDTKKRQAERILSSGDAVQLTVKLEKKESQEAKRLIEQLIKDLTHCGKQDKGIQVSGKQVVANLLPL, from the coding sequence ATGATCCTGAATGAAAAAATAAAAGCGGCAGTCGTACAATTAACAGGGGTAGACGGAGAAGATCTCGGAATCATCTCCACAAAAGAAGCGCTTCAAATGGCAAAGGAACAGGGAGTGGATTTAGTATGTCTGTCTTTGGCTACGAGTCCGCCGCCTTGTCAGTTAGTGAATCGAACGAATTATAAGGAACAGGTCATCAAGGAAAACGCCAAAAACCGGAAAGCAGAAAAAGGCGTAAAAGTAAAAGAAATTCGTTTAAGTGCCTACATCGAAGACCATGATTACGATACGAAAAAAAGACAGGCAGAACGAATTCTTTCATCCGGGGATGCTGTGCAGTTGACTGTCAAACTGGAGAAAAAGGAAAGTCAGGAAGCCAAGCGATTAATTGAGCAGCTCATCAAAGATCTGACTCATTGCGGAAAACAGGATAAAGGGATTCAAGTAAGCGGCAAGCAGGTTGTTGCCAATCTATTGCCACTCTAA
- a CDS encoding DUF4184 family protein produces the protein MPFTFAHPAIVLPLRKCKWFSFSALVFGSMAPDFEYFFRMQPFSVYSHTMLGLWVVDLPIAILLAFLYQHVVKKPMLARLPGWIGRGLVYTDNGSRMPAWRAAIVFMYSALLGSLSHIAWDAFTHDGGRMVDHFLILQQTISIAHYKVPVYKLLQHGSTFFGGLAILYVIAQRARKNRQIVLRQVPVLEKWLFWFGVGFFGIATVFIHAFLVKGISPFVHPLQQVVPFLSGSLLGIVVLCFALVRLRLKI, from the coding sequence ATGCCTTTTACTTTTGCTCATCCGGCTATTGTACTGCCGTTACGAAAATGCAAGTGGTTTTCGTTCTCTGCCCTTGTTTTTGGCAGTATGGCACCGGATTTTGAGTATTTCTTCCGGATGCAGCCATTCAGTGTGTACAGTCACACCATGCTCGGATTGTGGGTGGTTGATTTGCCAATCGCGATCCTATTAGCGTTTTTGTACCAGCATGTGGTGAAAAAGCCGATGCTTGCCCGGTTGCCAGGGTGGATTGGACGAGGGCTAGTCTACACCGACAATGGTAGCAGAATGCCAGCATGGCGAGCGGCAATTGTGTTTATGTACTCCGCGTTACTCGGCAGTCTGAGTCATATCGCATGGGATGCCTTTACCCATGATGGTGGACGTATGGTAGACCACTTCTTGATCTTGCAACAGACCATCTCGATCGCTCATTATAAAGTGCCTGTTTACAAGCTGCTGCAGCACGGTAGTACATTTTTCGGCGGCTTGGCCATATTGTATGTCATTGCACAAAGGGCGCGGAAAAACAGACAGATCGTTCTGAGACAAGTACCTGTCTTGGAAAAATGGTTGTTCTGGTTCGGAGTGGGGTTTTTTGGTATCGCGACGGTCTTTATTCACGCATTCCTGGTAAAAGGAATTTCACCCTTCGTCCATCCTTTGCAGCAAGTGGTCCCGTTTCTCTCAGGATCACTGCTTGGAATCGTAGTGCTCTGCTTCGCATTGGTCAGGCTCAGATTGAAAATATAG
- a CDS encoding AAA family ATPase — MKQAGAIPQTEVLESSSSNNRIQVVFNRPVSVKQLNTLPEIVRTTSSSNLTTVFEELESLIGLHEAKKTIYEIYALIKMNKARERHGLKIEKQVFHMVFKGNPGTGKTTIARLFGKIFKEMGVLTKGHLTEVERADLVGEFIGHTAQKTRDLVKKAMGGILFIDEAYSLARGGEKDFGKEAVDCLTKCLEDFGNDFVCIIAGYNDEMDTFLELNPGLPSRFPVHINFADYEVDELMDIANLMAKNKEYRISAEASEKLRRRLLTVTSDPFHVNFSNARYVRNNIEKAIRVQAVRLLKIPDPTRDDLMNLKSEDFSI, encoded by the coding sequence GTGAAGCAAGCAGGAGCCATTCCTCAAACTGAGGTGCTCGAATCTTCAAGTAGTAATAATCGAATTCAAGTTGTATTCAATCGACCAGTAAGTGTTAAGCAGCTAAATACTTTACCTGAAATAGTTCGTACCACATCGAGTTCAAATTTAACAACTGTTTTTGAAGAATTAGAAAGCCTGATTGGTTTACATGAAGCCAAGAAAACGATTTATGAAATTTATGCGCTCATCAAAATGAATAAAGCAAGGGAACGACACGGGCTAAAAATTGAGAAGCAAGTTTTCCATATGGTTTTTAAAGGAAATCCGGGTACTGGGAAAACAACAATTGCACGTCTTTTCGGAAAGATCTTTAAAGAAATGGGTGTTTTAACGAAGGGCCATCTAACTGAAGTTGAACGTGCAGATCTCGTTGGTGAATTTATTGGGCACACGGCACAAAAGACCCGTGATCTTGTTAAGAAAGCCATGGGGGGAATACTTTTTATCGATGAGGCCTACTCATTAGCTCGTGGTGGTGAAAAAGATTTTGGAAAAGAGGCTGTAGACTGTCTTACAAAATGCCTTGAGGACTTTGGCAATGATTTTGTCTGTATAATTGCAGGGTACAATGATGAAATGGATACATTCCTGGAGTTAAATCCGGGACTGCCTTCACGCTTTCCCGTCCACATCAACTTTGCTGATTATGAGGTAGATGAGCTGATGGATATTGCAAATTTGATGGCAAAGAACAAGGAGTATAGAATCTCTGCAGAAGCAAGTGAAAAACTGAGAAGAAGACTGCTAACAGTAACAAGCGATCCATTTCATGTGAATTTCAGTAATGCAAGATATGTACGAAATAATATTGAAAAGGCCATACGTGTGCAAGCCGTTCGATTGCTCAAAATTCCCGACCCAACTCGTGATGATTTAATGAATCTGAAGTCCGAGGATTTTTCAATTTAG
- a CDS encoding S1 family peptidase translates to MRKCKTIFAAIVVATSMSLTNSSPLIANEKVNSADIDDTIRFRKEMGLEELEEPDFSSGEFKLSKFGAYLTVEEEQELDERINQQKDKIPFIKDFIEENLKEEFAGIYIDQRSGGVVNIGFKANAKTKVENHLEELRELYEEDKLIIYFTEYSEDELNEIADHVFQNAASLEKRGLPIVSVNVDLPTQKINIGVKEKPSAKKAAKLLMAEIDEKAARDEMGFDADIFNIKEEEVRKAQARPDDKFRPIQAGLEIKNDTENRTCTSAFSAQKNNNFYVITAGHCTDNVGDRFEQGGARFGRTADFNFGGSVDAAIIELTKGSDDATYYLFGNHKSNYSTITEVQRTRDETIGDTVCISGSQMGKVKCGTLESTNWRGSIVSPNGETQYFTNMRQATYSEISGDSGGPIFYGGTAIGVHSADTGVYTHISKIEDYFNLDAIFTEN, encoded by the coding sequence TTGCGTAAATGTAAAACTATTTTTGCTGCAATTGTAGTAGCTACTTCCATGTCATTAACAAACAGTAGTCCTCTTATTGCGAATGAAAAGGTGAACTCAGCAGACATTGATGACACAATTAGATTTCGAAAGGAAATGGGTCTTGAAGAATTAGAAGAACCGGATTTTTCCAGCGGAGAGTTCAAACTCTCTAAATTTGGTGCCTACTTAACGGTAGAAGAAGAACAAGAACTTGACGAAAGAATCAATCAGCAAAAAGATAAGATTCCATTTATTAAAGATTTTATTGAAGAGAATCTTAAAGAAGAATTTGCTGGGATCTATATCGATCAAAGATCAGGTGGAGTAGTTAATATTGGATTTAAAGCCAATGCTAAAACGAAAGTAGAAAATCATCTTGAAGAATTGCGAGAGTTGTACGAAGAAGACAAGTTAATCATCTATTTTACGGAATACTCAGAGGATGAACTAAACGAAATAGCCGATCATGTTTTTCAAAATGCAGCAAGCCTTGAGAAAAGAGGGTTACCTATCGTTTCTGTCAATGTTGACTTGCCAACTCAAAAAATTAACATTGGAGTAAAGGAAAAGCCATCAGCCAAAAAGGCTGCAAAGCTTCTTATGGCAGAAATAGATGAAAAGGCTGCACGAGATGAAATGGGTTTTGATGCTGACATTTTCAATATCAAGGAAGAAGAAGTCAGAAAAGCTCAGGCTCGTCCAGATGACAAATTCAGACCTATTCAGGCAGGATTAGAAATAAAAAATGATACGGAAAATCGAACTTGTACGTCGGCGTTTTCTGCGCAAAAGAATAATAATTTTTATGTCATAACTGCTGGACACTGCACAGATAATGTTGGAGATAGGTTTGAGCAAGGAGGGGCAAGGTTTGGAAGAACAGCAGATTTTAATTTCGGTGGAAGCGTGGATGCAGCAATTATCGAATTAACCAAAGGTTCTGATGATGCTACGTATTATCTTTTTGGAAATCACAAATCAAACTACAGTACTATTACAGAGGTTCAAAGGACAAGGGACGAAACCATTGGAGATACTGTGTGTATTTCAGGAAGTCAAATGGGAAAAGTGAAATGTGGCACGCTGGAATCTACGAATTGGAGAGGGAGTATAGTAAGCCCCAATGGAGAAACACAATACTTTACTAACATGAGACAAGCTACTTATTCTGAAATAAGCGGAGATAGTGGAGGGCCTATTTTTTATGGCGGAACAGCCATTGGGGTGCATAGTGCTGATACAGGAGTGTATACACATATCAGTAAAATAGAAGATTATTTCAACCTTGATGCAATTTTTACTGAAAATTAA
- a CDS encoding DUF3221 domain-containing protein → MKKAFTLFLAILLMSGCATSNNEVERQTITGYVIEKDTEKKGLLVIENDETKTNDSTNYEAEWYFPKEEAVFQDSKGNNISFDKIEVGQMVSTWSTTPSAQSYPSSAELSKLVINDESKNPINQMDEKKAIQHAINYLKSNYDNGIIIKSANGQKDYWQIKATDYDNEEETILQINAQTGEVKEV, encoded by the coding sequence ATGAAAAAAGCTTTCACCTTATTTTTAGCCATTTTACTCATGTCTGGATGTGCAACTAGTAACAATGAGGTTGAAAGACAAACAATAACTGGATACGTTATTGAAAAAGATACGGAAAAAAAAGGTCTCTTAGTCATAGAAAATGATGAAACTAAGACGAACGACAGTACGAACTATGAAGCAGAGTGGTACTTCCCAAAAGAAGAAGCAGTCTTCCAAGATAGCAAGGGCAATAACATTTCCTTTGATAAAATTGAAGTAGGACAAATGGTATCTACATGGTCAACGACACCTTCCGCGCAGTCATACCCCAGTTCAGCAGAACTCAGTAAACTTGTAATTAATGATGAAAGCAAAAATCCTATTAATCAAATGGATGAAAAAAAGGCTATTCAACACGCAATCAATTATTTAAAGAGCAACTATGATAACGGAATCATTATTAAAAGTGCAAATGGACAGAAGGATTATTGGCAGATTAAAGCAACAGATTATGATAATGAAGAAGAAACTATTCTACAAATTAATGCACAAACGGGAGAAGTAAAAGAAGTTTGA
- a CDS encoding IS3 family transposase (programmed frameshift), with the protein MAKKGQTFKRYSEEFKLRAVNMYQQGEMGYKAIAKELGIPSKTQVLQWVRKKNKGEGFVDQRGKNGSSDTPFVGRPRTKFATVEEERDYLKAQVEYPKKAQSQSASGGKVWKITRFTIIDELRKKYPLTWLVEIAQVSRSGFYKWLSTKGKPSARNELDQILKKHMMAIHLEHPYYGYPRMQVALKKKGLNANHKRIYRLMKELNLQSIIRRKRRYFGKAPSIVYPNLLNRKFRADKPNEVFVTDITYVALHNRYYYLSVIQDLFNNEVVAWKVSKRNDLQLVLDTVGQLNEERDVLKATLHSDQGFQYTSRQYNKRIKELGISGSHSRKGNCLDNACIESFFSHLKTETLYFTECKTEEDLFQAIEKYIWFYNHERFQKKLNQCAPVEYRNTLAA; encoded by the exons ATGGCTAAAAAAGGTCAAACATTCAAGCGTTATTCCGAGGAGTTTAAGCTGAGGGCAGTAAACATGTATCAACAGGGAGAGATGGGTTATAAAGCAATAGCTAAGGAATTAGGGATACCTAGTAAAACACAAGTTCTACAATGGGTCCGGAAGAAGAATAAAGGCGAAGGTTTTGTGGATCAAAGAGGAAAGAATGGTTCTAGTGACACCCCATTTGTTGGTCGTCCAAGAACCAAGTTTGCTACTGTGGAAGAAGAAAGGGACTATCTAAAGGCGCAGGTAGAATACC CTAAAAAAGCGCAATCCCAATCTGCATCTGGGGGGAAGGTATGGAAAATAACTCGCTTTACGATCATAGACGAGCTGCGTAAAAAATATCCACTAACGTGGTTGGTAGAAATTGCGCAAGTGTCACGGTCGGGTTTTTACAAATGGCTTAGCACCAAAGGAAAGCCGTCAGCAAGAAATGAGTTAGATCAGATTCTGAAAAAGCATATGATGGCGATTCATTTGGAGCATCCATACTATGGTTATCCACGAATGCAGGTAGCATTAAAGAAGAAGGGATTGAATGCGAATCATAAGCGAATATACCGCCTGATGAAAGAATTAAACCTTCAATCCATCATCAGGAGGAAGCGCCGCTATTTTGGTAAAGCACCTTCGATTGTATATCCCAACTTACTTAACCGTAAGTTTAGAGCGGACAAGCCCAATGAGGTATTTGTAACAGATATTACGTATGTTGCACTTCATAACCGTTACTATTACCTTTCGGTCATTCAGGACCTTTTTAACAACGAAGTTGTTGCCTGGAAAGTTTCCAAGCGAAATGATTTACAACTTGTGTTAGACACTGTGGGGCAGCTAAACGAAGAAAGAGACGTGCTGAAAGCAACCCTACATTCAGATCAGGGCTTCCAATACACGTCTCGACAGTACAATAAGCGAATAAAGGAACTTGGCATAAGTGGCAGCCACTCTCGCAAAGGAAACTGCCTTGATAACGCCTGCATCGAATCCTTTTTCTCGCACCTCAAAACTGAGACATTGTACTTTACTGAGTGTAAGACAGAAGAAGATCTCTTTCAAGCCATTGAAAAATACATTTGGTTTTATAACCATGAACGGTTCCAGAAAAAATTAAACCAGTGTGCCCCGGTTGAATACCGAAACACACTGGCTGCTTAG
- a CDS encoding RNA ligase family protein: protein MEQKKYTDVVRLGHQTTEGVFKEGDFIIIQEKLDGANASFRYDEETNSIRAFSRNMELHEEENLHGFFQWTQQLPKEKIVAGMVYFGEWLNPHKIKYPQYEKQFFLFDMYDTAACEYVDFTIVEREAQRLGLQLVPVFYQGEYQGEEHLRSFVGKTALGGKLRDEEIGEGIVVKNADYRDRFGRQLFVKIVTDVFSEVNRQKPPKDPNQPKSEEVLFVEQYVTLARVEKFLYKLIDDGLLEETFGVKDMGVILKNLNLRIHEDLLKEEADSLRDGYDEKELRKAISKVIPIFVKEIFSEKEAGNP, encoded by the coding sequence ATGGAACAAAAGAAATATACGGACGTTGTACGTCTCGGCCATCAAACGACAGAAGGTGTATTTAAAGAAGGGGATTTCATTATCATTCAAGAAAAGCTTGACGGAGCGAATGCAAGCTTTCGATACGATGAAGAAACGAACAGCATCCGGGCATTCTCTCGGAATATGGAATTGCATGAGGAAGAGAATCTGCACGGCTTTTTTCAATGGACACAACAGCTCCCGAAAGAGAAAATCGTGGCGGGCATGGTTTATTTCGGAGAGTGGTTGAATCCGCATAAAATCAAATATCCTCAGTATGAAAAACAATTCTTTTTATTTGATATGTACGATACCGCTGCCTGCGAATATGTGGATTTTACTATCGTGGAAAGGGAAGCACAGCGACTTGGCTTGCAGCTCGTGCCGGTCTTTTATCAGGGGGAATACCAAGGGGAAGAGCATCTCAGATCGTTTGTCGGTAAAACAGCGCTAGGTGGCAAGCTCCGGGATGAAGAAATCGGTGAGGGCATCGTCGTGAAAAATGCCGATTACCGGGATCGTTTTGGACGACAGTTATTTGTCAAAATCGTCACGGATGTATTTAGTGAAGTCAATCGTCAAAAGCCACCGAAAGACCCGAATCAACCGAAATCGGAAGAAGTGTTGTTTGTTGAGCAGTATGTGACGCTCGCCCGTGTGGAGAAGTTTCTCTACAAATTGATTGACGATGGCCTACTGGAAGAGACATTTGGCGTAAAAGACATGGGGGTTATCCTGAAAAATCTGAATCTCCGCATTCATGAAGATCTCCTCAAGGAAGAGGCGGATTCCCTGCGTGATGGATATGATGAGAAGGAACTCCGCAAAGCGATTAGCAAAGTGATTCCGATTTTCGTGAAGGAGATTTTCTCAGAGAAAGAGGCAGGTAATCCATGA
- the hflX gene encoding GTPase HflX, with protein MNDLIKTKETAILIGCYLDNRDEERTRLSMEELHELADTAGVEVLDVITQNRDRVDSAWYLGTGKIDEIAQRAEELDVDVIIFNDELSPSQTRNLDKVFDCKVIDRTQLILDIFAGRAQSREGKIQVELAQYNYLLPRLAGQGKQLSRLGGGIGTRGPGETKLESDRRHIRKRISELKQQLEDTVRTRQLHRERRKKNNVFQIALVGYTNAGKSTILNKLTNANTLQEDKLFATLDPTTRQLELPSGLDVLLTDTVGFIQDLPTSLVAAFRSTLEGVKEADLILHVVDCHHPDFQIHMEVVDRILRELKAEEIPQLVVFNKADLLAEGSYLPHADESILISAMREDDLKRLLTRIESFALQSFNEMKLRVPVERGDILSLLHRDGVEMEQEFNEEEAAYLITVRVNKDNPIYGRIAPFLLDKPETVEESW; from the coding sequence GTGAACGATCTGATCAAAACGAAAGAAACAGCCATACTGATTGGTTGCTATTTAGATAACCGGGATGAAGAAAGAACCCGTCTTTCCATGGAAGAATTACATGAGCTGGCCGATACTGCTGGTGTAGAGGTACTTGACGTCATCACGCAAAATCGGGACCGAGTTGATTCTGCCTGGTATTTGGGGACAGGTAAAATTGATGAAATCGCGCAGCGGGCTGAAGAGCTAGATGTAGACGTCATCATTTTCAACGATGAGTTGTCTCCAAGTCAGACTCGTAATTTGGATAAAGTTTTTGATTGCAAAGTGATTGATCGCACACAGCTTATTTTGGATATTTTCGCAGGGCGTGCACAATCGCGTGAAGGGAAAATCCAGGTAGAGCTGGCGCAGTACAACTACTTGCTGCCGCGGCTTGCCGGGCAAGGGAAACAGCTGTCCCGTCTCGGAGGCGGTATCGGTACGCGTGGTCCGGGTGAAACCAAGCTGGAAAGTGACCGTCGTCATATTCGCAAGCGGATCAGTGAACTCAAGCAGCAATTAGAGGATACCGTTCGGACGAGACAATTGCATCGGGAACGCCGGAAGAAAAACAATGTGTTCCAGATTGCGTTGGTCGGCTATACGAATGCTGGGAAGTCGACGATCCTCAACAAGCTTACGAATGCAAACACATTGCAGGAAGACAAACTGTTTGCCACTTTGGACCCAACGACTAGGCAATTGGAGCTGCCGAGCGGACTGGATGTGCTATTGACAGATACGGTTGGTTTTATTCAAGATTTGCCTACAAGTTTGGTCGCAGCATTCCGGTCAACGCTGGAAGGTGTGAAGGAAGCAGACCTCATCCTGCATGTGGTTGATTGTCATCACCCTGATTTCCAAATACACATGGAAGTCGTAGATAGGATTTTGCGTGAGCTAAAAGCAGAAGAAATTCCGCAGCTAGTTGTTTTCAACAAGGCAGACTTGCTTGCAGAGGGTTCTTACTTGCCGCATGCAGACGAATCGATTTTGATTTCCGCTATGCGGGAAGATGACTTGAAGCGACTGCTCACCAGAATTGAGTCATTTGCCCTGCAATCCTTCAATGAGATGAAGCTGCGGGTACCTGTCGAGCGCGGAGATATTCTCTCCCTGTTGCATCGGGATGGGGTAGAGATGGAACAAGAATTTAATGAAGAGGAAGCGGCCTACTTGATCACCGTCCGTGTGAACAAGGATAATCCGATCTACGGCAGGATTGCTCCTTTCCTCCTGGATAAACCAGAGACTGTTGAAGAGAGTTGGTAA